The proteins below are encoded in one region of Scomber japonicus isolate fScoJap1 chromosome 2, fScoJap1.pri, whole genome shotgun sequence:
- the eri2 gene encoding ERI1 exoribonuclease 2 gives MATKKLAKELGLLRQRSQSSGKKPMVLNQIFSYLIVIDFESTCWREKNNYTQEIIEFPAVLLNTSTGEIESEFHTYVQPQERPVLSEFCTELTGITQMQVEAGIPLQICLSRFSRWLQNLQLQMGVVFSNRQQKCSAPSASQKLCTFLTWSDWDLGVCLQYECKRKQIHKPDVLNSWIDLRSTYRLFYNRKPKGLNGALQDLGIQFSGREHSGVDDARNTAQLAARMMRDGCVMKITRSLDRTPPTVKPMFGNSACPAHKTEKPNTNKEENTNTTNKPSSSKIPLKSGQIKSCPNSNTKILTTEENSSSVQSLVSPKTLLNGATTPLWGRNRKSSSGSVGLTNISSSVMTKCPSPFNNNHDSSSSSSLVMCSTTIDFFSHLPQHNQTSKTTTAGFMRKEEVVELLVEGEDRCGSYDDVVLDGDDASVETDREFEYMADFDGMCYVSDEPDDSHSRAGRVTLRDDVRETVSAGSKTQRIETTEASTTSHINVSGQLNKTRQHSTISEPEAYFAVPQTVIWSSKSKQQKSRMRAPLPQEKPAVSHDNSKMNTPSMFRLNPFVPEQTSTPHTSFTRPKATVTQHTMKYKETPKSSFSIYTDSVKQDAAPSSLNFSKNVLSSLSTNTFSSSIHQSSIPVNVQGKTSTPNISFVKPNATITQYKKHKETPKSSFSIFTDSAKKDAAPSSLNFSKNVLSSLSTNTFSTSINRSSNPVNVTEKTSTSITSFAKPKTTITQHTKQKETPKSSFSIFADSAKQDTASSSLNFSKNVFSSLSTSTFSSSINRSSVPATMRGRGPGGGGKITSPLCGCGRRAKRQVVSNGGPNHGRGFYCCAVRRSGSGNRIQKGCEFFKWESALMKSSSVVSPAVRSSVSLCQINSTVSCRPPQSSSLRKSY, from the exons ATGGCTACAAAGAAACTGGCCAA agagcttgGACTGCTGAGGCAGCGCAGTCAGTCCTCAGGAAAGAAACCAATGGTATTAA atcAAATATTTTCATACTTGATTGTGATTGATTTCGAGTCCACTtgctggagagagaaaaacaactaCACCCAGGAAATTA TTGAGTTTCCTGCTGTTCTGTTGAACACGTCCACGGGGGAGATCGAGTCTGAGTTTCACACTTATGTTCAACCTCAAGAGCGCCCTGTTCTGTCCGAGTTCTGCACTGAGTTGACGGGGATCACACAG ATGCAAGTGGAGGCAGGGATCCCCCTCCAGATCTGTCTTTCTCGGTTCAGCCGCTGGTTACAAAACCTGCAGCTCCAGATGGGAGTGGTCTTCTCCAACAGACAACAGAAATGTTCTGCACCTTCAGCCTCTCAAAAACTGTGTACTTTCCTCACATGGTCAg ACTGGGATCTTGGAGTTTGTTTGCAGTACGAGTGTAAACGTAAGCAGATCCATAAACCTGATGTTCTCAACAGCTGGATAGATCTGAGAAGCACATACAGG ctgtTTTACAACAGAAAGCCAAAAGGCCTGAATGGGGCACTACAAGATCTGGGGATACAGTTTTCTGGGAGAGAACATTCTG GTGTGGACGACGCCAGAAATACAGCTCAGTTGGCAGCGAGGATGATGAGGGATGGGTGTGTGATGAAGATAACGAGGAGTCTGGACAGG ACCCCACCAACAGTCAAACCCATGTTTGGAAACTCAGCCTGTCCCGCACACAAGACAGAAAAACCCAAcacaaataaagaagaaaatacaaatactacaaataaACCTTCATCATCCAAGATTCCTTTAAAATCCGGTCAGATAAAATCATGTCCGAATAGCAATACGAAGATTTTAACCACAGAGGAGAACTCGAGCTCAGTTCAAAGCCTGGTGTCACCGAAGACTCTGCTGAACGGTGCAACAACGCCACTATGGGGACGCAACAGGAAGAGCAGCAGTGGGTCAGTGGGTCTTACCAATATTTCCTCTTCAGTTATGACCAAATGTCCGTCACCATTCAACAACAACcacgacagcagcagcagcagcagccttgtTATGTGTTCTACTACTATCGACTTCTTCTCCCACCTGCCTCAGCACAACCAGAcctcaaaaacaacaacagctggattCATGAGGAAAGAGGAAGTTGTAGAACTGTTAGTAgaaggtgaggacaggtgtggcTCGTATGATGACGTGGTGTTGGACGGTGATGACGCCAGCGTTGAAACCGACAGAGAATTTGAGTACATGGCAGATTTTGACGGCATGTGTTACGTGTCAGATGAACCTGATGATTCACATTCACGAGCGGGACGGGTGACATTAAGAGACGATGTAAGAGAAACTGTGAGCGCTGGAAGTAAAACTCAAAGGATAGAGACCACTGAGGCATCCACAACGTCCCACATTAACGTCTCCGGTCAGTTAAATAAGACGAGGCAGCATTCAACCATCTCGGAGCCAGAAGCTTACTTTGCTGTGCCTCAAACTGTTATTTGGAGCTCCAAATCCAAGCAGCAAAAATCAAGAATGAGAGCTCCGCTACCCCAAGAGAAACCAGCTGTGTCACATGACAACTCTAAAATGAACACACCTTCTATGTTCAGGTTGAATCCCTTCGTCCCAGAGCAAACTTCCACCCCTCATACCTCATTTACCAGACCCAAAGCAACggtcacacaacacacaatgaAGTACAAAGAGACTCCAAAGTCTTCTTTCAGCATCTACACTGACTCAGTGAAACAGGACGCAGCTCCCTCCTCTCTTAACTTCTCCAAGAACGTCCTTTCCTCTTTGTCGACCAACACGTTCTCCTCATCAATACATCAATCCTCCATTCCTGTGAATGTCCAAGGGAAAACTTCCACCCCTAATATCTCATTTGTCAAACCCAATGCAACCATCACACAATACAAAAAGCACAAAGAGACTCCAAAGTCTTCTTTCAGCATCTTTACCGACTCAGCGAAGAAGGACGCAGCTCCCTCCTCTCTCAACTTCTCCAAAAATGTCCTTTCCTCTTTATCAACCAACACGTTCTCCACATCTATCAATAGATCCTCCAATCCTGTAAATGTGACAGAGAAAACTTCCACCTCTATTACCTCATTTGCCAAACCCAAAACAAccatcacacaacacacaaagcaaaaagaGACTCCAAAGTCGTCTTTCAGCATCTTTGCCGACTCAGCAAAACAGGACACAGCTTCCTCCTCTCTTAACTTCTCCAAGAACGTCTTTTCCTCTTTGTCAACCAGCACGTTCTCCTCATCTATCAATCGATCCTCCGTTCCTGCGAccatgagaggaagaggaccaggaggaggagggaagatcACCTCCCCACTGTGTGGATGTGGCCGCCGTGCAAAGCGTCAGGTTGTGTCCAACGGTGGTCCGAACCACGGCAGAGGGTTTTATTGCTGTGCAGTCCGTCGGTCGGGCAGCGGCAACAGGATCCAGAAAGGATGCGAGTTCTTCAAGTGGGAGTCGGCGCTGATGAAGAGCAGCTCAGTGGTTTCTCCTGCTGTCAGGTCCTCCGTCTCACTGTGTCAGATTAACTCTACTGTCAGCTGTCGTCCTCCACAGAGTTCATCACTAAGAAAGAGCTACTAA
- the LOC128374241 gene encoding RNA exonuclease 5-like, which translates to MEPSTSTACDSKKRKNNAPAAHETAKRLKTGQEDDEAVECGRTSCSPRISVLPESLQQAITQNELMELLHYAALGKTGGIKHPSWCRLHRQRKLQGVNVVLVEGLTQRHFYKHYLTLRHLRSNYTTRVTFTPSPDNLASEIFRSELPDFDCSSVSKTEKEANSIHKALKVHPVIARFGTKRRGLTAYVLTQEEMIKKHYPVKGMPGFEEFICTDSVDNVTDSSPLYGLDCEMCLTEKGYELTRVSLVDSDGNCVLDDLVKPENRILNYLTQFSGITAAMLRPITTTLRDVQTKIRTLLPQDAVLVGHSINNDLLSLKLIHKNVIDTSLLYRREFGQKFKLKVLAETVLKREIQTDDKKGHNPIEDALAALELAQYFIKTGPCQVVELHLEELWGYTIEEKSADCEPAPTPAPAPAPAPINRFADILQTLGRSVAFLGKRSDVALHLSNQQWHSSDKEVVAAFRRNTKCPFFSVLQLSSFSNQLKSFFPHQKVCANLRDMCVVFAGPLPADFSERDVRRLFRCCGAVRKIKMLNAAVRVHAEVEFEQLEGALLALKTLNGLNVQGQSMKVQRPVHESMLDLDLTLDALSVDVLNSSHLYTVKLKPSMADSIHLSAKVNGHAKCLDVTPFQTAKKSPPATLNGHYTETESKKFSNSKSELSEETLRGTFDRFGAVEGIILPAKPGKHPRHAHIKFGSLEGKHAALSSSEDLWKEHYLICPSLTPPHLSSWVAMTTSMNSEEADEEAVEDEERTHTHTSSQIQEMELMMMKKLDRRLGKLFRSLPDFTLSVVIFLGHTSAHGHLPGLCLLEVKQEP; encoded by the exons ATGGAGCCTTCAACATCAACAGCATGCGATagtaagaagagaaaaaacaacgCCCCCGCAGCACATGAGACGGCCAAGAGATTAAAAACCGggcaggaggatgatgaggcAGTGGAGTGTGGACGTACCTCCTGCTCACCGAGGATCTCTGTGTTGCCTGAAAGCCTCCAACAAGCAATTACGCAGAATGAGCTGATGGAGCTGCTGCATTATGCCGCTCTGGGGAAAACAGGTGGCATCAAACATCCCAG TTGGTGTCGTCTCCACCGCCAGAGGAAGCTCCAAGGTGTGAATGTTGTGCTGGTGGAGGGTCTCACCCAAAGACACTTTTATAAACACTACCTCACCCTGCGACACCTCAGGAGCAACTACACCACT AGGGTCACCTTCACTCCATCACCTGACAATCTTGCGTCGGAAATCTTCAGGAGTGAACTTCCTGACTTTGACTGTTCATCTGTTTCCAAAACAGAAAAGGAAGCGAACAGCATACATAAAG CATTGAAGGTTCATCCAGTAATCGCCAGGTTTGGGACGAAGAGGAGAGGACTGACAGCGTATGTTCTCACCCAAGAGGAGATGATCAAGAAGCACTACCCTGTTAAAg GAATGCCGGGCTTTGAGGAGTTTATTTGTACAGATAGTGTTGATAATGTCACTGACAGTAGCCCTTTGTATGGACTTGACTGTGAAATG tgtcTAACAGAAAAGGGATATGAGCTGACCCGGGTTTCTCTGGTGGATAGCGATGGGAACTGTGTTTTGGACGATCTGGTGAAACCGGAGAACCGAATCCTCAACTACCTCACACa GTTCTCTGGCATCACCGCAGCGATGTTGAGGCCAATCACAACCACCCTACGAGATGTCCAAACCAAGATTAGGACGTTGTTACCACAGGATGCGGTCCTGGTGGGCCACTCCATCAACAACGACCTCCTGTCTCTGAAA CTGATCCATAAGAATGTAATTGACACTTCGTTGCTGTACAGGAGAGAATTTGGGCAGAAGTTTAAACTCAAGGTCCTGGCCGAGACAGTGCTGAA GAGGGAAATACAAACTGATGACAAGAAGGGTCATAACCCGATAGAGGATGCTCTGGCAGCGCTGGAGCTGGCTCAGTACTTTATTAAAACAGGACCTTGTCAG GTTGTAGAGCTACATCTGGAGGAGCTGTGGGGATACACAATAGAAGAGAAGTCCGCTGACTGTGAACCTGCTCCCACACCTGCACCTGCACCCGCACCCGCACCTATTAACAG GTTTGCTGACATATTGCAGACACTCGGCCGCTCTGTCGCCTTTTTAGGAAAACGCTCTGACGTCGCCCTCCATCTGTCCAATCAGCAGTGGCACAGCTCTGACAAAGAG GTAGTGGCCGCTTTCAGGAGAAACACCAAGTGTCCGTTCTTCTCTGTGCTGCAGTTGTCGTCTTTTTCAAACCAGCTCAAGAGTTTCTTCCCTCATCAGAAG GTGTGTGCAAACCTTCGAGATATGTGTGTAGTGTTCGCCGGGCCGCTCCCTGCTGACTTCTCTGAGAGAGATGTGAGGCGGCTGTTTCGTTGCTGTGGAGCGGTCCGGAAAATCAAAATGCTGAACGCAGCTGTCAGG GTCCATGCGGAAGTGGAGTTCGAGCAGCTGGAGGGAGCTCTGCTGGCTTTAAAAACTTTGAATGGACTTAATGTGCAGGGACAGTCCATGAAG GTGCAGAGGCCTGTTCATGAGTCGATGCTGGACCTGGATCTGACTCTTGATGCTTTGAGTGTTGATGTTCTGAACTCCAGTCACCTCTACACTGTTAAATTAAAACCCAGTATGGCCGACAGCATACACCTTTCTGCTAAAGTTAACGGGCACGCTAAATGTTTAGATGTCACTCCTTTTCAAACAGCGAAGAAGTCACCTCCCGCTACATTAAACGGTCACTATACTGAGACTGAGTCAAAGAAGTTTTCTAACTCAAAGTCTGAACTGTCTGAGGAGACACTCAGAGGAACATTTGACCGCTTCGGTGCAGTAGAGGGAATCATCCTGCCTGCCAAACCTGGGAAACACCCAAGACATGCACACATAA AGTTTGGTAGTTTGGAGGGGAAACACGCGGCTCTCAGCTCCTCTGAGGATCTTTGGAAGGAGCACTACCTCATCTGTCCATCCCTGACTCCACCTCATTTGTCTTCATGGGTTGCCATGACAACTTCAATGAATTCAGAAGAAGCTGATGAGGAAGCAGtagaagatgaggagaggacTCACACGCACACCAGCTCTCAG ATCCAGGAGAtggagctgatgatgatgaagaagttGGACCGGCGCCTGGGGAAGCTCTTCAGATCTCTCCCAGACTTCACTTTATCTGTGGTTATTTTCCTCGGACATACAAG cgCTCATGGACACCTTCCTGGTTTATGTCTTCTGGAGGTCAAGCAGGAACCTTGA